In the Elusimicrobiota bacterium genome, one interval contains:
- the acsB gene encoding acetyl-CoA decarbonylase/synthase complex subunit alpha/beta: MSKVIIDLSIAGGKAAVGLAEQELTRAIESKGEAQKVEFPDTAFYFPVSYALFGLEVKTLGDAKKAVALAKGKIEGIPITDPGLGDALSAGTATLISAEVIAGLRYLYGTEPQNGCEGFFSDTILRTLGIQLVDGRLPGFAAILGAAPDNKAAVALVRDYQQHNVLMFVGGETNGRSIIDQLIEEKVELGWDNYIVPFGRDTVSAIYPINWAIRGAMTFGGVKPGNAEKCLEYTKNRVLAVVNTLGAVDALKVAAGAGALTLGFPIIADTEVPEVGELIVKELDHRKIVQRSVELRGIKSKIAKVDAPVAVSAAFEGERVRREQTRVEFGGKYSKAFEWLITKTMAEVEDGRVEVIGPDVDTVPEGTALPLGIVVEVAGRKMLPEFEPILERQIHHFLSFAMGVFHMGQRNMIWVRISKDTYAAGFRLVHFGKILHAMMLDHFPALVDKVQVKIITNLQEVEKLSVLANKAYDERDRRIAGLTDDKVDLFYSCTLCQSYAPNHVCVITPEKLGLCGAYNWLDGKAAYEINPKGMNQPINKGSQLDTVKGEWSGVNEFVFNASNKTLERFCNYGIMEFPTTSCGCFECVIAILPECNGVMIVNRGYTGMTPVGMTFTQLAGSVGGGAQTPGFLGVGKLYITSKKFLVPEGGLHRIVWMTKELKDALDGRLRERANEIGDPGFIDKIADESVTTDITALVEYLQKNGHPALKMASII; encoded by the coding sequence ATGTCAAAAGTGATCATAGATTTAAGTATTGCCGGGGGTAAGGCAGCGGTTGGGTTGGCGGAACAGGAACTTACCCGCGCGATTGAGAGTAAGGGCGAGGCACAGAAGGTTGAGTTCCCCGATACCGCGTTTTATTTTCCCGTATCCTATGCTTTGTTTGGGCTGGAAGTAAAAACGTTGGGTGATGCAAAAAAAGCTGTTGCACTTGCAAAAGGTAAGATTGAGGGCATACCTATAACTGACCCCGGGCTGGGTGATGCGTTATCCGCAGGGACGGCGACATTGATTTCAGCGGAAGTTATTGCGGGCTTACGGTACTTATACGGTACTGAACCGCAAAACGGGTGTGAAGGTTTTTTTAGTGATACAATCCTCCGGACTTTAGGGATACAGCTTGTCGACGGGAGGTTACCGGGTTTTGCTGCTATCCTCGGTGCTGCACCGGATAATAAGGCAGCGGTTGCGTTGGTGAGGGATTACCAACAACATAATGTCCTGATGTTCGTCGGCGGGGAAACTAATGGCAGGTCAATCATTGATCAGCTTATCGAAGAAAAGGTTGAGTTGGGCTGGGATAATTATATTGTTCCCTTCGGGCGTGATACTGTATCAGCGATTTATCCGATTAACTGGGCAATCCGCGGTGCAATGACGTTCGGCGGGGTAAAACCCGGGAATGCGGAGAAGTGTTTGGAGTACACAAAAAACCGTGTACTCGCTGTGGTGAATACGCTTGGCGCGGTGGATGCTTTAAAGGTAGCAGCGGGTGCCGGAGCGTTGACCCTGGGGTTCCCGATAATCGCGGATACTGAAGTTCCGGAAGTCGGGGAGTTGATAGTAAAAGAACTCGACCACCGCAAAATTGTGCAAAGGTCAGTTGAACTCCGGGGGATAAAGAGTAAAATCGCGAAGGTTGATGCGCCGGTAGCGGTCTCCGCTGCGTTTGAAGGCGAACGTGTCCGCCGGGAACAAACACGGGTGGAGTTCGGTGGAAAGTACTCAAAAGCGTTTGAGTGGTTGATAACAAAAACAATGGCCGAAGTTGAGGATGGGCGTGTAGAAGTCATTGGCCCGGATGTCGATACCGTACCTGAAGGGACAGCGTTGCCGCTGGGGATTGTCGTGGAAGTAGCGGGACGCAAGATGTTACCCGAGTTTGAACCCATACTTGAACGCCAGATTCATCATTTCCTAAGTTTTGCGATGGGTGTATTTCATATGGGCCAGCGAAACATGATCTGGGTGAGGATAAGCAAGGATACATATGCCGCGGGGTTCAGGCTGGTACATTTTGGAAAAATATTACACGCAATGATGCTTGACCATTTTCCTGCGCTTGTGGATAAAGTACAGGTAAAAATTATTACTAACCTGCAGGAAGTTGAAAAATTAAGCGTTCTCGCGAATAAGGCCTATGATGAACGTGACCGCCGGATTGCAGGCCTTACCGACGATAAAGTTGACCTTTTTTATTCGTGTACGTTATGCCAGAGTTATGCGCCAAATCATGTGTGCGTTATCACACCGGAAAAACTTGGACTCTGCGGGGCGTATAACTGGCTTGATGGGAAAGCAGCGTATGAGATTAATCCCAAGGGTATGAACCAGCCAATAAATAAAGGTAGTCAGCTTGACACTGTTAAAGGCGAATGGTCAGGGGTTAATGAATTTGTGTTTAACGCATCAAATAAAACGTTGGAACGCTTCTGTAACTACGGGATCATGGAATTTCCTACAACTTCCTGCGGGTGTTTTGAGTGTGTCATCGCGATCCTACCGGAATGTAACGGCGTGATGATAGTTAACCGCGGGTATACAGGAATGACACCCGTGGGGATGACCTTTACGCAGCTTGCGGGTAGTGTCGGCGGGGGTGCGCAAACCCCTGGGTTTCTCGGTGTGGGTAAGTTGTATATTACCAGCAAAAAATTTCTTGTTCCTGAAGGCGGCCTTCACCGTATTGTATGGATGACAAAAGAGTTGAAGGATGCGTTAGACGGGCGGCTACGGGAGAGAGCGAATGAAATCGGGGATCCTGGGTTTATCGATAAAATAGCGGATGAGTCCGTTACCACAGATATTACTGCGCTTGTGGAGTACTTACAGAAAAACGGGCATCCTGCGCTTAAAATGGCATCGATTATATAA
- a CDS encoding 5'-deoxyadenosine deaminase produces MKTLLLKNATVVTMDSKRRVLTNADVYIEDNLIRKIGKRITGKAADKTIDCTGKTVIPGFVQTHIHLCQTLFRGMAEEAELLVWLRERVWPLEAMHTPETLYTTALLGIAELVRSGTTCILDMGTVNHTSSVFEAVKSSGIRATVGNAMMDTGDGIPAGLKQETEWCIRTSMDLFKAWHNTVDQRIRYAFTPRFALSCSQELIRKAVYFAKENGVVIHTHASENYNETNIVKTLSGGKGNVEYLHSLGVLTNKTVLAHCVWLNDNEYNLLNSTGASVAHCPSSNLKLGSGIASTRRMKDAGINVTIGTDGAPCNNNLNVLTELRIAGLLARYKDITHILSSREVMELATVNGAKALGIANEVGSIEVGKHADVVVLNLNKPNTVPYRVEDVYSAIVYSAGAENVDTTIIDGKVVYNNGKVLTINETDVTASAMRFAKRFYDKVKKSKKG; encoded by the coding sequence ATGAAAACATTACTTCTCAAAAACGCAACAGTAGTTACGATGGATTCCAAACGCCGGGTACTGACAAACGCCGATGTGTATATCGAGGATAACCTTATCCGCAAGATAGGTAAGCGTATTACAGGTAAAGCCGCCGACAAAACAATCGACTGTACCGGCAAAACCGTGATTCCCGGGTTTGTACAAACGCACATACATTTATGCCAAACACTTTTCCGCGGGATGGCGGAAGAAGCTGAACTACTAGTATGGCTGCGTGAACGCGTATGGCCGTTAGAGGCGATGCATACACCTGAAACGTTATACACCACAGCGTTACTGGGCATCGCGGAGCTTGTCCGCAGCGGGACAACGTGTATTCTTGATATGGGAACGGTTAATCATACTAGCTCGGTGTTTGAAGCGGTAAAAAGTTCAGGGATCCGCGCTACCGTCGGGAATGCAATGATGGATACCGGCGATGGTATACCTGCAGGGCTTAAGCAGGAGACGGAATGGTGTATCCGTACAAGCATGGATTTATTTAAAGCATGGCATAATACCGTGGATCAGCGGATTAGGTACGCGTTCACCCCGAGGTTCGCGCTTAGCTGCAGCCAGGAGTTGATACGTAAAGCTGTATATTTCGCGAAAGAAAACGGGGTGGTGATACATACGCATGCGTCTGAGAATTATAATGAAACAAATATTGTTAAAACATTATCCGGCGGGAAAGGGAATGTTGAGTATCTTCACTCCCTGGGGGTGCTGACTAATAAAACCGTACTCGCGCATTGTGTGTGGTTAAATGATAACGAGTATAATTTGTTGAACAGTACCGGCGCAAGTGTTGCGCATTGCCCGTCATCAAATCTTAAACTCGGGTCCGGGATCGCGTCTACCCGCAGGATGAAGGATGCCGGGATTAATGTAACCATAGGTACGGATGGCGCGCCGTGTAACAACAACCTCAACGTGTTAACAGAACTACGTATCGCGGGCTTACTAGCGAGGTATAAGGATATTACGCATATACTGTCCTCGCGTGAGGTTATGGAACTCGCTACCGTTAATGGTGCGAAGGCGTTGGGGATTGCAAATGAAGTTGGGAGCATTGAGGTTGGGAAACACGCGGATGTTGTGGTTTTAAATTTAAACAAGCCAAATACTGTACCGTACCGCGTAGAAGATGTATACTCTGCGATAGTATATTCCGCTGGAGCGGAGAACGTTGATACCACGATTATTGACGGTAAAGTTGTGTATAATAACGGTAAAGTGTTAACAATAAACGAGACAGATGTTACTGCTTCAGCAATGCGGTTTGCAAAAAGGTTTTATGATAAGGTAAAAAAAAGTAAAAAAGGTTAA
- a CDS encoding CsgG/HfaB family protein, translated as MLNRLFFCYVLTALLFCIPDTGYSQPAATPSATAPENTVQPAAVAAVEPGKDQIAILDVISASLNMEPGKLSILTDVFRTEIFKLNLFKVLDRSYIEKILNEQKLSMSGVIKESNFLKIGQLLAVEKLFICTIERFGSTLAVNVRIINVETSLVDYTENVFIKDENMLFNALKEIVKNIELYYKVRGTANQPQNVEERQKTKWIFLGATDTELSQLIEHKIEPEKFLDIRQYDISFSLTEFLNAYNKGWDFEVIKTFLRSGISYEDTKKALGFGILNLDSFNQQFRPAGFKFDEYLEAYSKHLTTSEEYKDYRKGFKKDGLAYGLGGVANSIPIANSDFKFPLLVFNWEHFLTEFQRGSFKRSVDVGMFLFNGIAPAPYSQYNWYMGEYPFYFKTGAGLVAELFLGGHVGAYIHMGVEVKEKYEFSVIIALLGTQPGVSYTDFKSKPGDPKYVGITYPYCAAALKFK; from the coding sequence ATGTTGAATCGCTTGTTTTTTTGTTACGTACTAACCGCGCTGTTATTTTGTATTCCTGATACCGGCTACAGCCAACCCGCTGCAACACCATCCGCGACCGCTCCGGAGAACACGGTACAACCTGCAGCAGTTGCAGCTGTTGAACCGGGTAAAGACCAGATTGCTATACTTGACGTTATTTCTGCGTCGTTAAACATGGAACCCGGCAAACTCTCGATCCTCACCGACGTGTTTAGGACCGAAATATTTAAACTCAACCTCTTCAAAGTCCTGGACCGCAGCTATATCGAAAAAATATTGAACGAACAGAAGTTAAGCATGAGCGGCGTGATAAAAGAATCCAACTTCTTAAAAATCGGGCAGTTGCTGGCGGTAGAAAAACTGTTTATCTGTACAATAGAACGGTTCGGCAGCACGCTAGCGGTTAACGTACGTATAATCAACGTCGAAACGTCGCTCGTGGATTATACCGAAAACGTGTTTATCAAAGACGAAAATATGCTTTTCAACGCGTTAAAAGAAATTGTGAAGAATATAGAACTGTACTACAAAGTCCGAGGTACCGCGAATCAACCACAGAACGTAGAGGAACGCCAAAAAACGAAATGGATATTTTTAGGCGCGACCGACACAGAGCTCAGCCAGTTGATTGAACACAAAATAGAACCGGAAAAGTTTTTGGACATCCGCCAGTACGACATCTCGTTTTCATTAACCGAATTTCTTAACGCCTACAACAAAGGCTGGGATTTTGAAGTTATCAAAACGTTCTTACGCAGCGGTATTTCGTATGAAGATACAAAAAAGGCGTTGGGGTTCGGCATCCTTAATTTGGACAGTTTTAACCAGCAATTCCGCCCCGCCGGTTTCAAGTTCGACGAGTATTTAGAAGCATACTCTAAACATCTCACAACGTCAGAAGAATACAAAGATTACCGTAAAGGATTTAAAAAAGACGGGTTGGCATACGGTTTAGGCGGTGTTGCAAACAGTATCCCGATTGCGAACTCAGACTTCAAATTTCCGTTGTTAGTATTTAACTGGGAACATTTTTTGACGGAATTCCAGCGCGGTTCGTTCAAACGCAGCGTCGACGTCGGCATGTTTTTGTTTAACGGCATCGCGCCAGCGCCGTATTCGCAGTACAACTGGTACATGGGCGAATACCCGTTTTACTTCAAGACCGGCGCAGGTTTAGTTGCCGAACTTTTTCTGGGTGGCCACGTTGGCGCGTATATTCACATGGGGGTAGAGGTAAAAGAAAAGTACGAGTTCAGCGTTATCA
- a CDS encoding FAD-dependent oxidoreductase, which translates to MKNYICERKTSRNVVPIKLEYDVVVVGGGISGICAAISAARGGVKTAIIHERSVFGGNASSEIRMHICGASCHWGKKDAVETGIVSEIVLENKKRNDSFNYSIWDSVLWEKVKYCNNLDMYLNTCMNSVESDGEKVRAITCYQSTTETTYELTAEVYIDCTGHGTLGYNAGAEYRIGCESKHEFNEPDAPEKVNGYTMGNTLMFCARDTGHPVKFDAPFWAHKFDEDDLKHRPHGDIIVYHTADDVVILPAGTKFESVTKELVEKYDVRSGYWWIEIGGDWDDIIGQAEEIRDELYKCVYGIWGHIKNYGDHGAVNYELTWISAVPGIRESRRLVGDYILTQHDIYKHTEHKDGVAYGGWPMDEHTPGGLYGKGMIPSRVISFTGLYSIPYGCFCSRNINNLMMAGRNISATKLGMSSTRVMGTCAVGAQAVGTAAAMAVQHNCTPREIGKMYINELRQQLLKEDCFIPGCRNEDKGDYARTAKVSASSYLKGSEPEKVVNGISRNVKDENNCWESDGISKNGEILTLAFEKPVALSQVRITFDPNLSEEKVISISHAFIEKERKGVPPELVRDFTLKIVSGDNTVYEQNFKGNYQRHVVIDLPKKVDADKICVHIHATNGYLNAKVFEVRAY; encoded by the coding sequence GTGAAAAATTATATTTGCGAAAGAAAAACTAGCCGTAATGTTGTACCGATAAAACTAGAATACGATGTCGTTGTGGTTGGCGGCGGGATCAGTGGCATCTGCGCGGCTATCAGCGCGGCAAGAGGCGGGGTTAAAACCGCTATTATTCACGAACGCAGCGTGTTCGGCGGGAATGCAAGTTCTGAGATCAGGATGCATATCTGCGGCGCGTCCTGTCACTGGGGGAAGAAAGACGCTGTCGAAACCGGTATCGTATCCGAAATCGTGCTTGAGAATAAAAAGCGTAACGATAGTTTCAATTATTCCATCTGGGACTCGGTACTATGGGAAAAAGTTAAGTACTGCAACAATTTGGATATGTATTTAAACACCTGCATGAATTCGGTGGAGTCGGACGGCGAAAAGGTGCGGGCCATTACCTGCTATCAGTCAACGACAGAAACTACGTATGAACTTACCGCTGAAGTATATATCGATTGTACCGGCCATGGTACGCTTGGGTACAACGCGGGTGCGGAATACAGAATCGGGTGTGAGAGCAAACATGAGTTCAACGAACCTGACGCACCTGAAAAAGTTAACGGTTATACCATGGGTAACACGCTTATGTTTTGTGCGCGTGACACGGGGCATCCTGTAAAGTTTGACGCGCCGTTTTGGGCGCATAAGTTTGACGAGGACGACCTCAAACATCGCCCGCATGGCGACATTATTGTTTACCACACTGCCGACGATGTTGTGATTCTACCTGCAGGAACAAAATTTGAAAGCGTGACAAAAGAACTTGTCGAAAAATATGATGTCCGGTCAGGATATTGGTGGATTGAAATCGGGGGTGACTGGGACGATATCATTGGCCAGGCGGAAGAAATTCGCGATGAATTATATAAATGTGTTTACGGTATTTGGGGCCATATAAAAAACTATGGGGATCACGGTGCTGTGAATTACGAACTCACGTGGATCAGCGCGGTGCCCGGGATTAGGGAAAGCCGCAGGCTAGTAGGTGATTATATCCTGACTCAGCACGATATTTATAAGCATACCGAGCATAAGGACGGTGTTGCATACGGCGGATGGCCGATGGATGAACATACGCCTGGAGGGCTTTATGGTAAAGGCATGATTCCTTCCCGTGTGATAAGTTTCACCGGGCTTTATAGTATACCCTACGGCTGTTTTTGTTCAAGGAATATCAACAATCTTATGATGGCGGGACGAAATATCAGCGCGACCAAACTCGGGATGAGTTCCACAAGAGTGATGGGCACTTGCGCGGTTGGTGCACAGGCGGTGGGAACCGCTGCTGCGATGGCGGTACAACACAACTGTACTCCTCGGGAAATCGGGAAAATGTATATAAACGAGTTACGGCAGCAGCTTTTGAAGGAGGATTGTTTTATCCCGGGGTGTAGAAATGAAGATAAAGGCGATTATGCACGTACGGCAAAAGTGAGCGCTAGTTCGTATCTCAAAGGAAGTGAACCCGAGAAAGTTGTTAACGGTATTTCCAGAAATGTCAAAGATGAGAATAACTGCTGGGAGTCGGACGGTATTTCAAAAAACGGGGAAATATTGACGCTTGCGTTTGAAAAACCTGTGGCCTTGAGTCAAGTTCGGATAACTTTTGACCCGAACCTGTCAGAAGAAAAAGTTATATCTATCTCACACGCTTTTATTGAGAAAGAACGAAAAGGCGTCCCGCCGGAACTTGTGCGCGATTTTACATTGAAAATTGTCAGTGGTGATAATACGGTGTATGAACAAAATTTCAAGGGGAATTATCAAAGACACGTGGTTATTGATTTACCAAAAAAGGTGGATGCAGATAAAATCTGTGTACATATACACGCTACAAACGGGTACCTGAACGCAAAAGTGTTTGAAGTCAGGGCTTATTAA
- a CDS encoding sugar phosphate isomerase/epimerase encodes MRLSVNSGFYSVRPGDIRFSVFETLDFCKRIGFSVIDFGLHGSIFTGEHNEETFLHGDNWEKNVEQIVLYGKKLGLDFAQSHLPFYVYTDPDIKDREFKEEMVRRSIMASAMLGVKWAVFHPSNVPSTDLVTSKKAVSEYLIPHITHATRLGVGIAIENTLSVGFTEEKHRYCSTAEELCDLTDTLKTGICWDTGHSNITGRDQVKELRTVGNRLKVLHINDNFGQSDAHTAPFIGKVKWRKIMETLDEIGYEGDFNFEVSVAGIPVELREEHAKYLIATGRYLLGIKDSIK; translated from the coding sequence ATGAGGTTGTCAGTTAATTCCGGGTTTTATTCTGTCCGGCCGGGGGATATAAGGTTTTCAGTCTTTGAAACACTGGATTTTTGTAAACGTATAGGGTTTAGTGTTATAGATTTCGGGTTACACGGTAGTATATTCACCGGTGAGCATAATGAAGAAACTTTTCTTCATGGGGATAACTGGGAGAAAAATGTTGAACAGATAGTGTTGTATGGAAAAAAACTTGGTTTAGATTTCGCTCAAAGCCATCTTCCGTTTTATGTTTATACCGATCCTGATATAAAGGACAGGGAATTTAAGGAGGAGATGGTGAGAAGGTCGATTATGGCAAGCGCTATGCTTGGCGTGAAATGGGCGGTATTCCATCCCAGTAATGTGCCTTCCACTGATCTTGTTACTTCTAAAAAGGCGGTGAGCGAGTACCTCATTCCTCATATTACCCACGCAACAAGATTAGGGGTGGGGATAGCTATAGAAAATACGCTTTCAGTAGGTTTTACTGAAGAAAAGCATCGGTATTGCTCAACTGCAGAGGAATTATGCGATCTTACGGATACGCTTAAAACAGGGATATGCTGGGATACCGGGCATTCAAATATTACAGGAAGGGATCAGGTGAAGGAATTACGGACGGTAGGCAATCGGCTTAAGGTTTTGCATATAAACGATAACTTTGGGCAGAGTGATGCGCATACAGCGCCTTTCATCGGGAAGGTTAAGTGGAGAAAGATTATGGAAACTCTTGATGAGATAGGGTATGAAGGCGATTTTAATTTTGAAGTATCCGTTGCAGGTATTCCAGTAGAACTGCGTGAGGAGCACGCGAAATATCTTATTGCTACCGGAAGGTATTTATTAGGTATAAAGGATAGTATAAAGTGA
- a CDS encoding ATP-binding protein, with the protein MAIPNYRTRWISKILEPATKSFKVVVLTGARQTGKTTFLQNEPIFSGWHYLTLDDYNVLEQSQNDPQSLWYSHDKVIIDEAQKSPGILSAIKLEVDRHPGKRFVLSGSANLLLMRSVSESLAGRAVYFKLNPMSLGEIHRDKYVNTVETLFSVKLPQKGRVKRKTQVTDYLLNGFVPPLINSEKVTGGVTNWWNGYVSTYLERDLRALSQVDSLVDFRRLMQILALRTGTVLNRANVARDAGLSRPTTTRYINLLEVSNIIELIPGYYNNRSKRVVKSPKLYWFDPGIGVFLSGIYDENELKDSKEYGAFFESMVYHHLRIYTELLTPPGKLFFWRTEYGDEVDFVIQHGTKLLAVKVKLTKQVGYNDTQGLRQFMRIFPETVVGVLVYTGEKVVQLDDKIIAVPWDLL; encoded by the coding sequence ATGGCAATACCGAATTATCGTACCCGCTGGATTAGCAAAATACTAGAACCTGCTACAAAAAGTTTCAAGGTGGTAGTTCTCACTGGTGCGCGTCAAACTGGGAAAACCACGTTTCTGCAGAACGAGCCAATATTCTCCGGTTGGCATTATCTTACACTAGACGATTATAACGTATTAGAACAATCGCAGAATGATCCGCAAAGTTTATGGTATTCTCATGACAAGGTGATAATAGATGAAGCGCAGAAATCGCCGGGAATACTGTCAGCAATAAAACTTGAGGTGGACCGCCATCCCGGTAAACGGTTTGTATTATCCGGTTCAGCAAACTTGCTATTAATGCGGAGCGTATCAGAAAGTTTGGCAGGCCGCGCGGTATATTTCAAACTAAACCCTATGTCATTAGGCGAAATTCATCGGGATAAGTATGTCAATACCGTTGAAACCCTTTTCTCTGTTAAACTTCCACAAAAAGGACGGGTAAAACGTAAAACTCAAGTTACAGATTACCTGTTAAACGGCTTTGTTCCGCCGTTGATAAACAGTGAAAAAGTAACTGGGGGAGTAACGAATTGGTGGAACGGGTATGTTTCAACATATTTAGAACGCGACCTCCGCGCGTTGTCACAGGTGGACTCGTTGGTAGATTTCAGGAGGTTAATGCAGATATTAGCATTACGTACGGGAACTGTGTTGAACCGTGCAAACGTTGCGCGTGATGCCGGGCTCAGCCGTCCTACCACCACACGGTATATAAACTTGCTCGAAGTGTCAAACATTATAGAACTTATCCCGGGATATTATAATAACCGTTCCAAACGCGTAGTAAAATCTCCGAAGTTGTACTGGTTCGACCCTGGGATTGGCGTATTTCTCAGCGGGATTTATGATGAGAATGAACTTAAAGACTCTAAAGAATACGGCGCGTTTTTTGAGTCAATGGTTTATCATCACCTGAGGATATATACTGAACTTCTTACGCCGCCTGGAAAACTATTTTTTTGGCGGACCGAGTACGGTGATGAAGTAGATTTTGTAATACAGCACGGAACTAAGTTACTGGCGGTGAAAGTCAAGCTTACAAAACAGGTAGGGTATAACGACACCCAGGGATTGCGGCAGTTTATGCGTATTTTCCCGGAAACAGTTGTTGGTGTGTTGGTGTATACTGGCGAAAAAGTGGTACAGCTGGATGATAAGATTATTGCGGTGCCTTGGGATTTATTATAA